The proteins below are encoded in one region of Bifidobacterium dentium JCM 1195 = DSM 20436:
- a CDS encoding transcriptional regulator — translation MSDNTTQRKALRQLEDEPADERIAYYRKPFMVLWAAVQEASSELQDDYSLSPELSQLWVAERIRQVADSLVDRLAETAIAHGESKSNVARAAGASPANALRRFPRLREGEGRERTLIDEVLDSLE, via the coding sequence ATGAGCGACAATACCACGCAACGTAAGGCCCTACGGCAGCTGGAAGATGAACCGGCCGATGAACGGATCGCCTACTATCGCAAACCGTTCATGGTGCTATGGGCCGCCGTGCAGGAAGCCTCGAGCGAATTGCAGGACGATTATTCGCTCTCCCCTGAACTATCACAGCTATGGGTCGCCGAACGCATCCGCCAGGTGGCGGATTCACTGGTGGACCGCTTGGCTGAAACGGCGATTGCCCACGGGGAATCCAAATCGAACGTGGCGCGCGCGGCGGGCGCCAGCCCCGCGAACGCATTGCGTCGTTTCCCCCGCCTTCGTGAAGGCGAAGGGCGTGAGCGTACGCTTATCGATGAGGTATTGGATTCACTGGAATGA
- the tsaD gene encoding tRNA (adenosine(37)-N6)-threonylcarbamoyltransferase complex transferase subunit TsaD has protein sequence MSEPIVLGIESTCDETAAAVVQGRTLISNVVASSMDDHARYGGVIPEIASRAHAEAFVPCVSKALADADMTLSDIDAIAVSAGPGLAGCLAVGVSGAKALAWAANKPIYGINHVIGHIAVTQLQFGPFPKDTLALIVSGGHTSLLHVEDVARHIDVVGTTLDDAAGECFDKVARLLGFPYPGGPHIDRHAQSGDPHAIKVPQGLTQGKAGRQHPYDFSFSGVKTAVARWIEQRQTAGLEIPVDDVCASLADSVATVLAEKAMRGCEQYDSGTLIVGGGFSANSQLRAKLLEVGKERGVEVRVPRIKLCTDNGAMVAMLGVNLVEAGVKPSAPDFPIDSAMPLTRISM, from the coding sequence ATGAGCGAACCAATCGTACTCGGTATCGAATCCACTTGCGATGAAACCGCTGCGGCCGTAGTGCAGGGCAGAACGCTGATTTCCAACGTCGTGGCCTCATCCATGGACGACCATGCGCGCTACGGCGGTGTGATTCCGGAAATCGCCTCACGGGCGCATGCCGAAGCTTTCGTACCATGCGTGTCGAAGGCTCTGGCCGACGCCGATATGACGCTGTCCGACATCGACGCCATCGCCGTATCCGCGGGCCCTGGTCTTGCCGGTTGCCTCGCCGTCGGCGTTTCCGGGGCGAAAGCGCTGGCTTGGGCCGCGAACAAGCCGATCTATGGCATCAATCATGTCATTGGGCATATCGCCGTCACCCAACTGCAGTTCGGCCCGTTTCCCAAGGACACGCTTGCGCTGATCGTGTCCGGCGGCCACACTTCGCTGCTGCACGTTGAAGATGTGGCCCGGCACATCGATGTGGTCGGTACCACCCTTGACGATGCCGCCGGCGAATGCTTCGACAAAGTGGCACGACTGCTCGGTTTCCCCTATCCGGGAGGCCCGCATATCGACCGTCACGCCCAGTCGGGCGACCCACATGCCATCAAGGTGCCGCAGGGACTCACCCAAGGCAAAGCCGGAAGGCAACACCCATACGACTTCAGTTTCTCCGGGGTCAAGACCGCCGTCGCACGTTGGATTGAACAGCGTCAGACCGCAGGTCTTGAGATTCCCGTCGACGACGTGTGCGCTTCGCTGGCCGACTCCGTTGCCACCGTGCTTGCCGAAAAAGCCATGCGAGGCTGTGAACAGTATGATTCCGGCACACTGATTGTCGGCGGTGGTTTTTCCGCGAACTCCCAGTTGCGTGCCAAACTGTTGGAAGTCGGCAAGGAACGGGGGGTCGAGGTTCGTGTTCCCCGTATCAAACTATGTACCGACAACGGTGCGATGGTGGCCATGTTGGGTGTCAATCTGGTCGAAGCGGGAGTCAAGCCGTCCGCTCCGGATTTTCCGATCGACTCCGCCATGCCTTTAACCAGAATTTCCATGTGA
- the rimI gene encoding ribosomal protein S18-alanine N-acetyltransferase, which translates to MIVDHTQVEQDAAIRQIVALEADLFGHGAWSEHSVRQELNAPARTYLLDIEPSDDDGIPIVRGYAGFWYDGDDAEIMTIGVGRSFQRRGIAAMLLQSLIESAKRQGAKRMLLEVRVDNVPALGLYERFGFIRMGLRKRYYQPEGIDAYTMSLDLEPRTIGFQPQN; encoded by the coding sequence ATGATTGTCGATCATACGCAGGTTGAACAAGATGCGGCCATCAGACAGATCGTCGCACTGGAGGCTGATCTGTTCGGTCACGGCGCCTGGAGCGAACATTCGGTCCGGCAGGAACTCAATGCGCCGGCACGTACTTACCTGTTGGATATTGAACCGTCAGATGACGATGGGATTCCGATCGTTCGCGGCTATGCCGGCTTCTGGTATGACGGTGATGATGCGGAGATCATGACCATCGGCGTCGGCAGGTCGTTTCAGCGCAGGGGAATTGCGGCGATGCTCCTGCAATCCTTGATCGAATCGGCCAAACGGCAGGGCGCGAAACGCATGCTCTTGGAGGTGCGCGTCGACAATGTGCCGGCATTGGGATTATATGAACGTTTCGGTTTCATCAGGATGGGTCTGCGCAAACGGTATTACCAGCCCGAAGGAATCGATGCCTACACCATGAGCCTCGATCTTGAGCCACGAACCATCGGCTTCCAACCACAGAACTAA
- the tsaB gene encoding tRNA (adenosine(37)-N6)-threonylcarbamoyltransferase complex dimerization subunit type 1 TsaB codes for MQTLVIDTSYGSTVGVVGHEPIVETDSRTHVEKLQVNIAHAVEQAGLRPTDIERIVVGIGPAPFTGLRAGIVAAKALAFATGAELVGQDALSPQTQLVDEYASDDACHLTLAINDARRRQLYFMLMDSARGSAMPRTLVGMDIDYPQSIVRRVDAAVELLRADRPNVRYVVDVVGHGASKYAMTWDSLAALGSVSDDTLLDKGAYGLERFASFATSDESLARPVPVEPLYLRRPDVSVPNPLKHVLNHAGADKTE; via the coding sequence ATGCAGACACTGGTGATTGACACCTCGTACGGTTCCACGGTCGGCGTGGTCGGGCATGAGCCCATAGTGGAGACCGATTCACGTACGCATGTCGAGAAACTGCAGGTGAACATCGCCCATGCCGTCGAACAGGCGGGACTCAGACCCACGGATATCGAGCGCATCGTGGTAGGCATTGGCCCGGCGCCGTTCACGGGACTCCGAGCGGGCATCGTAGCAGCCAAGGCGCTGGCATTCGCCACCGGAGCCGAACTGGTGGGACAGGATGCGCTTTCACCGCAAACGCAACTGGTCGATGAATACGCCAGTGATGACGCGTGCCATCTGACGCTTGCAATCAACGATGCCCGTCGTCGGCAACTGTACTTCATGCTGATGGATTCGGCACGGGGGAGCGCCATGCCCCGAACATTGGTCGGCATGGACATCGACTATCCGCAATCCATCGTGCGACGGGTCGATGCCGCGGTTGAACTGCTACGAGCGGATCGTCCGAACGTACGGTATGTGGTCGACGTTGTAGGCCATGGCGCTTCGAAATACGCTATGACATGGGATTCGCTGGCTGCGCTCGGCTCCGTGTCCGACGATACGCTGCTTGATAAAGGAGCCTACGGATTGGAACGGTTCGCCTCATTCGCCACATCCGACGAGTCGCTGGCCCGTCCCGTTCCCGTTGAACCGCTGTATCTTCGACGTCCTGACGTATCCGTACCGAATCCGCTCAAGCATGTGCTCAACCATGCCGGTGCCGATAAAACGGAGTGA
- the tsaE gene encoding tRNA (adenosine(37)-N6)-threonylcarbamoyltransferase complex ATPase subunit type 1 TsaE, translated as MNSNGITMMVETGDDMRAIGERLSKLTHGGDVVLLSGPLGAGKTTFAQGFGAGLGITEPIVSPTFTIARELEGRFSDGSSAHLVHVDAYRLGGNAYAPGQDAVGRLLDELESLGLDEELEDPSDNTVILMEWGEQMAAALAPERLEIHIDRPIDVDTAGDDRELTGDGVRIITMIPIGAAWSGFDFANGSR; from the coding sequence ATGAACAGTAACGGCATCACTATGATGGTCGAGACCGGCGACGATATGCGCGCAATCGGCGAACGATTGTCAAAACTGACCCACGGAGGGGATGTGGTGCTGCTTTCCGGGCCGCTTGGTGCCGGCAAAACCACATTCGCGCAAGGTTTCGGCGCGGGGCTCGGCATCACGGAGCCCATCGTGTCTCCGACATTCACCATTGCACGCGAGCTTGAGGGACGCTTCTCCGATGGGTCTTCTGCACATCTGGTGCACGTTGACGCCTATCGTCTTGGAGGCAATGCCTACGCTCCCGGACAGGATGCCGTGGGCCGGCTGCTGGATGAGCTCGAATCTCTGGGACTGGATGAGGAGTTGGAGGATCCAAGCGATAATACGGTAATTCTTATGGAGTGGGGCGAGCAGATGGCTGCGGCCCTTGCGCCGGAACGGTTGGAAATCCATATCGACAGACCGATCGATGTCGACACGGCGGGGGATGACAGGGAACTGACCGGCGATGGCGTGCGCATCATCACCATGATTCCGATCGGCGCGGCCTGGAGTGGCTTCGATTTCGCAAACGGATCCCGCTGA
- the holA gene encoding DNA polymerase III subunit delta: MPKTSATNTPFHIVFGGDSYLNEQTVRDQCVAAQRKYPDAELIELDAMGADHYAFDEAVSPSLLSDRAIVKIVNLQGTDEKLGDAMVEYCRQACKDPTDCSIVICQHEGGVKGKRLVDQLTKAGADKQVVPDLKKADAKLNFVMQCFDRRNRRVDPMAAQQLVAVLGEKTGELAAMVAQLCFDFDDDPMGLNRVNQYLDSNPQVTGFVVADQAMAGRSADAIIAMRSAVEQGIDPIALIGALAMKLRTLAKASAVRAGTISQAEAKTNPWALKNATRQLPGWTSAGLGRCIQMLAWADEQSKTSGGDPVYALERSIELISQKGRINRS, from the coding sequence ATGCCGAAAACATCCGCAACGAATACGCCATTTCACATCGTCTTTGGCGGGGATTCGTATCTGAATGAACAGACGGTGCGCGATCAGTGTGTTGCCGCGCAACGCAAGTATCCTGATGCGGAACTGATCGAATTGGATGCAATGGGCGCGGATCATTATGCTTTCGACGAAGCGGTGAGTCCTTCGTTGCTCAGCGATCGGGCGATCGTGAAAATCGTCAACCTGCAAGGCACCGACGAAAAGCTTGGTGATGCCATGGTCGAATATTGCAGGCAGGCATGCAAGGATCCCACGGACTGCAGCATTGTCATCTGCCAGCATGAAGGCGGAGTCAAAGGCAAACGACTGGTGGATCAGCTCACGAAGGCCGGAGCCGACAAACAAGTCGTGCCCGATCTGAAAAAGGCCGACGCCAAGCTCAACTTCGTCATGCAATGCTTCGATCGTAGAAACCGTCGTGTGGACCCGATGGCAGCACAGCAGCTCGTGGCCGTACTCGGCGAGAAAACCGGTGAGCTTGCTGCGATGGTCGCCCAGCTGTGTTTTGATTTCGACGACGATCCAATGGGATTGAATCGTGTGAACCAGTATCTTGATTCCAACCCGCAGGTCACTGGTTTTGTCGTAGCCGATCAGGCCATGGCCGGTCGTTCCGCCGATGCCATCATCGCCATGCGATCAGCGGTGGAGCAGGGCATCGATCCGATTGCGCTGATCGGAGCCCTTGCCATGAAGCTGCGTACGCTCGCCAAAGCGTCGGCTGTGCGTGCCGGTACCATTTCTCAAGCAGAGGCGAAAACGAACCCGTGGGCACTCAAGAATGCCACACGGCAACTTCCCGGATGGACTTCGGCAGGTCTGGGCCGATGCATCCAGATGCTTGCATGGGCGGACGAGCAAAGCAAAACCAGTGGAGGAGACCCGGTCTATGCGCTGGAACGCTCCATCGAACTCATTAGTCAAAAAGGACGGATCAACAGGTCATGA